Proteins from one Silurus meridionalis isolate SWU-2019-XX chromosome 3, ASM1480568v1, whole genome shotgun sequence genomic window:
- the tfcp2l1 gene encoding transcription factor CP2-like protein 1 isoform X1, translating into MLHLKAQPACLRETVAPLLKTGLEQQSVRSEAKLPLFQYILCAATSPAVKLHEESLTYLNQGQSYEIRMLNRKLLNGTHERSKWVKSTVRVLFHDRRLRYSEYQQLEGWRWNRPGDRILDFDTTLSVGIIEPQANPLQLNTIEFLWEPIKNATIFIQVNCISTEFTPRKHGGEKGVPFRIQVDTFIQNEHGEYLEQVHSSSCQIKVFKPKGASRRLKTDREKIEKKSPQDKEKYQQSFETTILTECSPWPDEPSISIVSSSLFPMCNISTSQYFTDGDDADCSPTQQRELFLPSCSAQLVPSLSPQEAQEWLHRNRFSSFCRLFSNISGADLVTMSRNDFVRICGPADGIRLFNAIKGRCIQPRLTVYVSLQKIKHQPNSKPGRDDVYHALPLEHLTLFELTEKIAGLYSVPVQQICHVYKQGPMGIYVLVSDEMVKNFTEETRFIISALKVNADCICSSVMMDESNEGYHVILK; encoded by the exons ATGCTCCACCTGAAAGCTCAGCCCGCTTGTTTGAG AGAAACAGTAGCGCCACTGTTAAAGACTGGACTGGAGCAGCAGTCGGTCAGATCTGAGGCCAAACTGCCCCTCTTTCAATATATCTTGTGTGCGGCCACTTCTCCAGCTGTCAAACTGCATGAAGAATCTCTCACCTACCTCAACCAGG GTCAGTCCTACGAAATCCGTATGCTTAACCGAAAACTGTTGAACGGTACCCATGAAAGAAGCAAATGGGTAAAG AGCACCGTACGTGTGTTATTTCATGATCGGCGTCTGCGATACAGTGAGTACCAGCAGTTGGAGGGATGGCGCTGGAACCGGCCAGGGGACAGAATTTTGGATTTTG ATACTACTCTCTCTGTGGGGATAATAGAGCCTCAAGCTAATCCACTGCAGCTTAACACTATTGAGTTCCTCTGGGAGCCTATAAAAAATGCTACAATATTTATTCAA GTCAACTGTATTAGCACTGAGTTTACTCCCAGGAAACACGGTGGAGAGAAGGGAGTTCCCTTCCGGATTCAGGTAGATACTTTTATACAGAATGAGCATGGAGAATATCTGGAGCAAGTGCACTCTTCCAGCTGCCAAATCAAAGTCTTTAAG CCAAAAGGAGCAAGTCGCAGACTGAAGACGGACAGAGAGAAGATTGAGAAAAAGAGTCCTcaagacaaagaaaaatatcAACAATCATTCGAAACTACCATTCTTACTGAG TGTTCTCCCTGGCCAGATGAACCATCTATCAGCATTGTGAGCAGCAGCCTGTTTCCCATGTGCAACATCTCTACTTCTCAATACTTTACAGATGG AGATGATGCTGACTGCTCTCCAACCCAGCAGAGGGAGCTATTCCTGCCCAGCTGCTCTGCT CAGCTTGTGCCATCACTGTCCCCTCAGGAAGCACAGGAGTGGCTTCACCGGAACAGGTTCTCATCATTCTGTAGGCTTTTCTCCAACATCTCGG GTGCTGATTTGGTTACGATGAGCAGAAATGACTTTGTTCGGATCTGCGGCCCTGCTGATGGGATCCGTCTGTTCAACGCCATTAAAGGGAG GTGTATTCAGCCACGCCTCACAGTGTATGTTTCCCTACAGAAGATCAAACATCAGCCAAACAGCAAGCCAGGCAGAGATgatg TGTACCATGCCTTGCCTTTGGAGCACTTAACTCTGTTTGAGCTCACAGAGAAGATAGCAGGTCTATACAGTGTTCCAGTGCAACAAATCTGCCATGTTTACAAACAAGGGCCAATGGGGATATACGTCCTGGTTTCAGATGAG ATGGTGAAGAATTTCACAGAGGAAACAAGATTCATAATAAGTGCTCTTAAAG TTAATGCTGACTGTATCTGTTCCTCAGTGATGATGGATGAAAGTAACGAGGGGTACCATGTTATACTGAAGTGA
- the tfcp2l1 gene encoding transcription factor CP2-like protein 1 isoform X3 produces the protein MLHLKAQPACLRETVAPLLKTGLEQQSVRSEAKLPLFQYILCAATSPAVKLHEESLTYLNQGQSYEIRMLNRKLLNGTHERSKWVKSTVRVLFHDRRLRYSEYQQLEGWRWNRPGDRILDFDTTLSVGIIEPQANPLQLNTIEFLWEPIKNATIFIQVNCISTEFTPRKHGGEKGVPFRIQVDTFIQNEHGEYLEQVHSSSCQIKVFKPKGASRRLKTDREKIEKKSPQDKEKYQQSFETTILTECSPWPDEPSISIVSSSLFPMCNISTSQYFTDGDDADCSPTQQRELFLPSCSAQLVPSLSPQEAQEWLHRNRFSSFCRLFSNISGADLVTMSRNDFVRICGPADGIRLFNAIKGRCIQPRLTVYVSLQKIKHQPNSKPGRDDVYHALPLEHLTLFELTEKIAGLYSVPVQQICHVYKQGPMGIYVLVSDEMVKNFTEETRFIISALKVMMDESNEGYHVILK, from the exons ATGCTCCACCTGAAAGCTCAGCCCGCTTGTTTGAG AGAAACAGTAGCGCCACTGTTAAAGACTGGACTGGAGCAGCAGTCGGTCAGATCTGAGGCCAAACTGCCCCTCTTTCAATATATCTTGTGTGCGGCCACTTCTCCAGCTGTCAAACTGCATGAAGAATCTCTCACCTACCTCAACCAGG GTCAGTCCTACGAAATCCGTATGCTTAACCGAAAACTGTTGAACGGTACCCATGAAAGAAGCAAATGGGTAAAG AGCACCGTACGTGTGTTATTTCATGATCGGCGTCTGCGATACAGTGAGTACCAGCAGTTGGAGGGATGGCGCTGGAACCGGCCAGGGGACAGAATTTTGGATTTTG ATACTACTCTCTCTGTGGGGATAATAGAGCCTCAAGCTAATCCACTGCAGCTTAACACTATTGAGTTCCTCTGGGAGCCTATAAAAAATGCTACAATATTTATTCAA GTCAACTGTATTAGCACTGAGTTTACTCCCAGGAAACACGGTGGAGAGAAGGGAGTTCCCTTCCGGATTCAGGTAGATACTTTTATACAGAATGAGCATGGAGAATATCTGGAGCAAGTGCACTCTTCCAGCTGCCAAATCAAAGTCTTTAAG CCAAAAGGAGCAAGTCGCAGACTGAAGACGGACAGAGAGAAGATTGAGAAAAAGAGTCCTcaagacaaagaaaaatatcAACAATCATTCGAAACTACCATTCTTACTGAG TGTTCTCCCTGGCCAGATGAACCATCTATCAGCATTGTGAGCAGCAGCCTGTTTCCCATGTGCAACATCTCTACTTCTCAATACTTTACAGATGG AGATGATGCTGACTGCTCTCCAACCCAGCAGAGGGAGCTATTCCTGCCCAGCTGCTCTGCT CAGCTTGTGCCATCACTGTCCCCTCAGGAAGCACAGGAGTGGCTTCACCGGAACAGGTTCTCATCATTCTGTAGGCTTTTCTCCAACATCTCGG GTGCTGATTTGGTTACGATGAGCAGAAATGACTTTGTTCGGATCTGCGGCCCTGCTGATGGGATCCGTCTGTTCAACGCCATTAAAGGGAG GTGTATTCAGCCACGCCTCACAGTGTATGTTTCCCTACAGAAGATCAAACATCAGCCAAACAGCAAGCCAGGCAGAGATgatg TGTACCATGCCTTGCCTTTGGAGCACTTAACTCTGTTTGAGCTCACAGAGAAGATAGCAGGTCTATACAGTGTTCCAGTGCAACAAATCTGCCATGTTTACAAACAAGGGCCAATGGGGATATACGTCCTGGTTTCAGATGAG ATGGTGAAGAATTTCACAGAGGAAACAAGATTCATAATAAGTGCTCTTAAAG TGATGATGGATGAAAGTAACGAGGGGTACCATGTTATACTGAAGTGA
- the tfcp2l1 gene encoding transcription factor CP2-like protein 1 isoform X2: MLHLKAQPACLRETVAPLLKTGLEQQSVRSEAKLPLFQYILCAATSPAVKLHEESLTYLNQGQSYEIRMLNRKLLNGTHERSKWVKSTVRVLFHDRRLRYSEYQQLEGWRWNRPGDRILDFDTTLSVGIIEPQANPLQLNTIEFLWEPIKNATIFIQVNCISTEFTPRKHGGEKGVPFRIQVDTFIQNEHGEYLEQVHSSSCQIKVFKPKGASRRLKTDREKIEKKSPQDKEKYQQSFETTILTECSPWPDEPSISIVSSSLFPMCNISTSQYFTDGDDADCSPTQQRELFLPSCSALVPSLSPQEAQEWLHRNRFSSFCRLFSNISGADLVTMSRNDFVRICGPADGIRLFNAIKGRCIQPRLTVYVSLQKIKHQPNSKPGRDDVYHALPLEHLTLFELTEKIAGLYSVPVQQICHVYKQGPMGIYVLVSDEMVKNFTEETRFIISALKVNADCICSSVMMDESNEGYHVILK; encoded by the exons ATGCTCCACCTGAAAGCTCAGCCCGCTTGTTTGAG AGAAACAGTAGCGCCACTGTTAAAGACTGGACTGGAGCAGCAGTCGGTCAGATCTGAGGCCAAACTGCCCCTCTTTCAATATATCTTGTGTGCGGCCACTTCTCCAGCTGTCAAACTGCATGAAGAATCTCTCACCTACCTCAACCAGG GTCAGTCCTACGAAATCCGTATGCTTAACCGAAAACTGTTGAACGGTACCCATGAAAGAAGCAAATGGGTAAAG AGCACCGTACGTGTGTTATTTCATGATCGGCGTCTGCGATACAGTGAGTACCAGCAGTTGGAGGGATGGCGCTGGAACCGGCCAGGGGACAGAATTTTGGATTTTG ATACTACTCTCTCTGTGGGGATAATAGAGCCTCAAGCTAATCCACTGCAGCTTAACACTATTGAGTTCCTCTGGGAGCCTATAAAAAATGCTACAATATTTATTCAA GTCAACTGTATTAGCACTGAGTTTACTCCCAGGAAACACGGTGGAGAGAAGGGAGTTCCCTTCCGGATTCAGGTAGATACTTTTATACAGAATGAGCATGGAGAATATCTGGAGCAAGTGCACTCTTCCAGCTGCCAAATCAAAGTCTTTAAG CCAAAAGGAGCAAGTCGCAGACTGAAGACGGACAGAGAGAAGATTGAGAAAAAGAGTCCTcaagacaaagaaaaatatcAACAATCATTCGAAACTACCATTCTTACTGAG TGTTCTCCCTGGCCAGATGAACCATCTATCAGCATTGTGAGCAGCAGCCTGTTTCCCATGTGCAACATCTCTACTTCTCAATACTTTACAGATGG AGATGATGCTGACTGCTCTCCAACCCAGCAGAGGGAGCTATTCCTGCCCAGCTGCTCTGCT CTTGTGCCATCACTGTCCCCTCAGGAAGCACAGGAGTGGCTTCACCGGAACAGGTTCTCATCATTCTGTAGGCTTTTCTCCAACATCTCGG GTGCTGATTTGGTTACGATGAGCAGAAATGACTTTGTTCGGATCTGCGGCCCTGCTGATGGGATCCGTCTGTTCAACGCCATTAAAGGGAG GTGTATTCAGCCACGCCTCACAGTGTATGTTTCCCTACAGAAGATCAAACATCAGCCAAACAGCAAGCCAGGCAGAGATgatg TGTACCATGCCTTGCCTTTGGAGCACTTAACTCTGTTTGAGCTCACAGAGAAGATAGCAGGTCTATACAGTGTTCCAGTGCAACAAATCTGCCATGTTTACAAACAAGGGCCAATGGGGATATACGTCCTGGTTTCAGATGAG ATGGTGAAGAATTTCACAGAGGAAACAAGATTCATAATAAGTGCTCTTAAAG TTAATGCTGACTGTATCTGTTCCTCAGTGATGATGGATGAAAGTAACGAGGGGTACCATGTTATACTGAAGTGA